A genomic region of Neisseria cinerea contains the following coding sequences:
- a CDS encoding TonB-dependent receptor domain-containing protein, with the protein MKTTHFLLLPLAAALSQAWAAPIAEETAELSPVTVTGTQQQKANTVKFNPKATLQPLPAGDGADLLQSVPNMSIIRKGGSSGDPLFRGLGGSRLAINADDQFVYGGCSNRMDPPTSYIHPSTFDEVVVTKGPQTVTQGMGLISGSVHFVRKDPTFHEQPYSFNGSTTLGNSGRRDASFEAGAGGKYGYARLNVSHNESDDYKDGAGNRVHSNFKRDSQMVQLGVTPTENTTIAGTYERSRGKAAYADRMMDGSKFDRDAWNVRISQRNITPWLSEIEARYGSSEIDHVMDTYSLRPVGKMGKAAINPKRRTDTGNLKATFDWDNVNLQTGIDYMRDRHTERSGDEKFTEKAYAPTQSFDQLGGFAEAAWQRNDAQKLIAGFRHDQVTGTYENKADSDPLKKTKYPLNSGFFRFEQKLGDTKYYAGLGVAQRSPDYWERKKSENLRKETNRQLDAGLIWNSGNWHVSASVFAGKVDDFIIVETKPMMMHHASNSAAAHDHAAAHNHAAAHDHAAAHDHAAHDHAAHDHAAHDHAAHDHAAHDHAAAGGNAPAAGGHSGHHHGADLSARNIDAIRLGGEIEVKWEFAPNWSVSSNLAYTYGKNRTDGKPLAQTPPLEWNNTLAFDNGKFSAGALWKVVAKQNRFSKGQGNIVGQDIGASAGFGVLSVNAGWKFNKYATLQGGVDNVFNKTYAEFVSRSGGFVDPAAGIKTTRVNEPGRTAWLRLQAKF; encoded by the coding sequence ATGAAAACTACCCACTTCCTACTCCTTCCCCTCGCAGCCGCGCTAAGCCAAGCATGGGCAGCCCCTATTGCGGAAGAAACCGCCGAGCTCTCCCCCGTTACCGTTACCGGGACACAGCAGCAAAAAGCCAATACAGTCAAATTCAATCCTAAAGCTACCCTCCAGCCCCTACCGGCAGGGGATGGCGCAGACCTTTTACAATCCGTCCCCAACATGAGCATCATCCGCAAAGGCGGCAGCTCGGGCGATCCATTGTTCCGCGGTTTGGGCGGCTCGCGCCTTGCTATCAACGCAGACGACCAGTTCGTTTACGGCGGCTGTTCCAACCGCATGGACCCACCCACTTCCTACATCCACCCCAGCACCTTTGACGAAGTTGTTGTAACCAAAGGTCCGCAAACCGTTACCCAAGGGATGGGTTTGATCAGCGGTTCCGTTCATTTCGTCCGTAAAGATCCTACCTTCCACGAACAACCCTACTCCTTCAACGGCAGCACCACATTAGGCAACAGCGGCAGACGCGATGCCTCCTTTGAAGCCGGTGCAGGCGGCAAATACGGTTATGCCCGCCTCAATGTCTCACACAACGAATCCGACGACTATAAAGACGGAGCAGGCAACCGCGTACATTCCAACTTCAAACGCGACAGCCAAATGGTTCAGTTGGGCGTTACTCCGACCGAAAACACCACCATCGCCGGCACATACGAACGCAGCCGCGGTAAGGCAGCCTACGCCGACCGTATGATGGACGGCAGCAAATTCGACCGCGACGCGTGGAATGTCCGCATCAGCCAACGCAATATCACACCCTGGTTGAGCGAAATCGAAGCACGCTACGGCTCCAGCGAAATCGACCACGTTATGGACACCTACAGCCTGCGTCCCGTCGGAAAAATGGGCAAGGCAGCCATTAACCCCAAACGCCGTACCGATACCGGCAATCTGAAAGCCACTTTCGATTGGGACAACGTTAACCTTCAAACCGGCATCGACTACATGCGCGACCGCCATACCGAACGATCAGGCGATGAAAAATTCACCGAAAAAGCATATGCTCCGACACAAAGCTTTGACCAACTGGGTGGCTTTGCCGAAGCAGCATGGCAACGTAACGATGCACAAAAACTGATTGCCGGCTTCCGTCACGATCAGGTAACAGGCACATACGAAAACAAGGCCGACTCCGATCCCCTCAAAAAAACCAAATACCCCTTGAATTCAGGCTTTTTCCGATTTGAACAAAAACTGGGCGATACCAAATACTACGCAGGTTTAGGCGTGGCCCAACGTTCTCCCGACTACTGGGAGCGCAAAAAATCGGAAAACCTCCGAAAAGAAACCAACCGTCAACTTGATGCAGGGCTGATTTGGAACAGCGGAAATTGGCACGTCTCCGCCTCTGTGTTTGCAGGCAAAGTTGACGACTTTATCATTGTCGAAACAAAACCGATGATGATGCATCATGCATCCAACAGCGCGGCGGCACATGACCATGCGGCAGCACATAACCACGCGGCGGCACACGATCATGCAGCAGCACACGACCACGCGGCACACGATCATGCAGCACACGATCATGCAGCACACGACCACGCGGCACACGACCATGCGGCACACGACCATGCGGCAGCCGGTGGCAACGCTCCGGCAGCAGGCGGACACTCCGGCCATCATCATGGTGCAGACTTAAGCGCGCGCAATATTGATGCCATCCGTCTAGGCGGCGAAATTGAAGTGAAATGGGAATTCGCTCCTAATTGGAGCGTATCCAGCAACTTAGCCTATACCTACGGTAAAAACCGTACCGACGGCAAACCGTTGGCACAAACACCTCCGCTCGAATGGAACAACACCCTTGCCTTCGACAACGGCAAATTCAGCGCGGGCGCATTGTGGAAAGTCGTTGCCAAACAAAACCGCTTCAGCAAAGGTCAAGGCAATATCGTCGGCCAAGATATCGGCGCATCCGCGGGCTTTGGCGTACTTTCCGTCAATGCAGGTTGGAAATTCAACAAATACGCCACCCTGCAAGGCGGCGTGGACAACGTCTTTAACAAAACCTATGCCGAATTCGTCAGCAGAAGCGGAGGATTTGTCGATCCTGCCGCAGGCATCAAAACCACTCGCGTGAACGAACCCGGCCGCACCGCTTGGTTAAGGCTGCAAGCCAAATTCTAA
- a CDS encoding TonB-dependent siderophore receptor, with protein sequence MRTPHPSRTALAVSSALMLLCAAHSSAADIAALPEIHVKELGKQTASNYTIPASSAATGIKLTQRETPQSLSVVTAKQIEDQGLDSLQDVLKQTPGVFHSKMGNNVSGHSEFISRSQAIDSITVDGAPKFLYDGKAIRHGTNNLDSALYDQVVVVRGASGLSNGGMGEPGGTVALERKKPTAKPAVSVEAGVGSWKHYRFVLDANQPLNADNTLRGRTILVSDHGGDYLPNTSRHNHTFYGILSYDITPQTQWNIGTEIHRFRNTGSSPFSYLTVAGDPENNQPFKPFAASPRSNASAKWAYGKDNSAEIFTSVNHEFENGWALNGNYSHTYGKSDAVSGIAGPFVIYPNYSAKFFAERDQAKYADQDFSLNLDGDYPLLGRKHEFNAGISYQYNKETPSYYEENEDEIVPDLRLFDGNFTKPAIPYLRDGFAHMKNLSVYGSTRFKLTDRLALIGGGRFVDWQYRYSSDRNNFADSRHKNKVFIPYLGASYDLNDNLTAYTSYTTIFRPQVRYLTKDGTALEPQRGKTYELGLKASWFEGRLNASASAFMNKRDHLGVVAGKFANGKKYYRAADNTTTKGMELSVGGRLSDKWLLNASYAYSKLKNDSGNVVNPSYPAHLFKLFTAYDVTDRLNLGANVNWQSGTNAYDEYQPFTAAGKEALTQRPYATLDLTAHYKIGKSTRIGLDFENVFNKRYRPMPDIHVYGTPRSLTATVKHTF encoded by the coding sequence ATGCGTACCCCACACCCTTCACGCACTGCGCTTGCCGTATCATCCGCACTCATGCTGTTATGCGCCGCGCACTCCTCCGCCGCAGACATTGCCGCCCTTCCGGAAATACACGTCAAAGAACTGGGAAAACAAACGGCTTCCAACTACACCATCCCCGCTTCTTCCGCCGCCACAGGCATCAAGCTGACCCAGCGTGAAACACCGCAATCCCTGTCTGTCGTAACGGCAAAACAAATCGAAGACCAAGGCTTGGACAGCCTGCAGGACGTATTGAAACAAACACCGGGCGTGTTCCACAGCAAAATGGGCAACAACGTATCCGGCCACAGCGAGTTTATTTCGCGCAGTCAGGCGATTGACAGCATTACCGTGGACGGCGCGCCCAAATTCCTTTACGACGGTAAAGCCATCCGCCACGGCACCAACAATCTGGACAGCGCATTGTATGACCAAGTCGTCGTCGTGCGCGGCGCAAGCGGTTTGTCCAACGGCGGTATGGGCGAGCCGGGCGGTACGGTTGCTTTGGAACGCAAAAAACCGACTGCCAAACCTGCCGTCAGCGTCGAAGCCGGAGTCGGTTCGTGGAAACACTACCGCTTCGTCCTTGATGCCAATCAGCCTTTGAATGCAGACAATACCTTGCGCGGCCGCACTATTTTGGTCAGCGACCACGGCGGCGATTACCTGCCGAACACTTCGCGCCACAACCACACGTTCTACGGCATTCTCTCCTACGACATTACCCCTCAGACTCAGTGGAATATCGGTACGGAAATACACCGTTTCCGCAATACCGGCAGCTCGCCTTTCAGCTATCTGACCGTGGCGGGAGACCCTGAAAACAATCAACCTTTCAAACCGTTTGCAGCCTCACCGCGCAGCAATGCCTCGGCAAAATGGGCTTACGGTAAAGACAACAGTGCGGAAATCTTTACCTCTGTCAATCATGAGTTTGAAAATGGTTGGGCTCTGAACGGCAACTACAGCCATACTTATGGAAAAAGTGATGCAGTTTCCGGTATAGCCGGTCCTTTTGTCATTTATCCGAACTATTCCGCTAAATTCTTTGCCGAGCGCGATCAAGCCAAATACGCCGACCAAGATTTTTCTCTGAATTTAGACGGCGATTACCCGCTTTTGGGACGCAAACATGAATTCAATGCCGGCATCAGCTATCAGTACAATAAGGAAACTCCTTCATATTACGAAGAAAATGAAGATGAGATTGTCCCTGATTTGCGCCTTTTTGACGGAAATTTCACAAAACCGGCCATACCCTACCTTCGCGACGGCTTTGCCCATATGAAAAACCTCTCTGTTTACGGTTCGACCCGTTTCAAACTGACTGACAGGCTGGCATTGATAGGTGGCGGACGGTTTGTCGATTGGCAATACCGCTACAGTTCCGATCGCAACAATTTTGCCGACAGCAGGCATAAAAACAAGGTATTTATCCCCTATTTGGGCGCAAGTTATGATTTAAACGACAATCTGACAGCCTACACCTCCTATACCACCATATTCCGCCCTCAAGTGCGTTACTTGACCAAAGACGGTACGGCACTCGAACCGCAACGTGGCAAAACATATGAACTCGGCTTAAAAGCCTCTTGGTTTGAAGGCCGTTTGAACGCTTCTGCATCCGCCTTTATGAATAAACGCGACCATTTGGGCGTGGTTGCAGGCAAATTCGCGAATGGTAAGAAATACTACCGTGCAGCCGACAACACTACAACAAAAGGTATGGAACTCTCTGTCGGCGGCCGTCTAAGCGACAAATGGCTGCTCAATGCTTCTTATGCATACTCCAAACTCAAAAACGATTCGGGCAATGTGGTCAACCCTTCTTATCCTGCCCACCTTTTCAAACTCTTTACTGCGTATGACGTTACCGACCGTTTGAACTTGGGTGCAAACGTCAACTGGCAAAGCGGCACAAACGCCTATGATGAATATCAGCCATTTACCGCTGCCGGTAAAGAAGCACTGACCCAACGCCCATACGCTACGCTGGATTTGACTGCGCATTACAAAATCGGCAAATCCACCCGCATCGGTTTGGACTTTGAAAACGTGTTCAACAAACGCTACCGCCCCATGCCGGACATCCATGTTTACGGCACGCCGCGCAGCCTGACCGCAACCGTCAAACATACCTTCTAA
- the mtrE gene encoding multidrug efflux transporter outer membrane subunit MtrE, whose protein sequence is MNTTLKTTLTSVAAAFALSACTMIPQYEQPKVEVAETFKNDTADSGIRAVDLGWHDYFADPRLQKLIDIALERNTSLRTAVLNSEIYRKQYMIERNNLLPTLAANAGGSRQGSLSGGNVSSSYNVGLGAASYELDLFGRVRSSSEAALQGYFASVANRDAAHLSLIATVAKAYFNERYAEEAMSLAQRVLKTREATYKLSELRYKAGVISAVALRQQEALIESAKADYAHAARNREQARNALATLINQPIPNDLPAGLPLDKQFFVEKLPAGLSSEVLLDRPDIRAAEHALKQANANIGAARAAFFPSIRLTGSVGTGSAELSGLFKSGTGVWSFAPSITLPIFTWGTNKANLDAAKLRQQAQIVAYESAVQSAFQDVANALAAREQLDKAYAALNKQSRAYKEALRLVGLRYKHGVSGALDLLDAERSSYSAEGAVLSAQLTHAENLADMYKALGGGLKRDTQTNK, encoded by the coding sequence ATGAATACTACATTGAAAACCACCTTGACTTCTGTTGCAGCAGCCTTTGCATTGTCTGCCTGTACCATGATTCCCCAATACGAGCAGCCTAAAGTCGAAGTTGCGGAAACGTTTAAAAACGATACTGCCGACAGCGGCATCCGTGCAGTCGATTTAGGTTGGCATGACTATTTTGCCGACCCGCGCCTGCAAAAGCTGATCGACATCGCACTCGAGCGCAATACCAGTTTGCGTACAGCCGTATTGAACAGCGAAATCTACCGTAAACAATACATGATTGAACGCAACAACCTTCTGCCCACACTGGCCGCCAATGCTGGCGGCTCGCGCCAAGGCAGTTTGAGCGGCGGCAATGTCAGCAGCAGCTACAATGTCGGACTGGGTGCGGCATCTTACGAACTCGACCTGTTCGGGCGTGTGCGCAGCAGTAGCGAAGCAGCACTGCAAGGCTATTTTGCCAGTGTCGCCAACCGCGATGCGGCACATTTGAGCCTGATTGCCACCGTTGCCAAAGCCTATTTTAACGAGCGTTATGCCGAAGAAGCGATGTCCTTGGCGCAGCGTGTCTTGAAAACGCGCGAAGCAACCTACAAGCTGTCCGAATTGCGGTACAAGGCAGGTGTGATTTCCGCCGTCGCCCTACGTCAGCAGGAAGCCCTAATCGAATCCGCCAAAGCCGATTATGCCCATGCCGCGCGCAACCGCGAACAGGCGCGCAATGCCTTGGCAACCCTGATTAACCAACCGATACCCAATGACTTGCCCGCCGGTTTGCCGTTGGACAAGCAGTTTTTTGTTGAAAAACTGCCGGCCGGTTTGAGTTCCGAAGTATTGCTCGACCGTCCCGACATCCGTGCCGCCGAACACGCGCTCAAACAGGCAAACGCCAATATCGGTGCGGCACGCGCCGCCTTTTTCCCATCCATCCGCCTGACCGGAAGCGTCGGTACGGGTTCTGCCGAATTGAGCGGGCTGTTCAAAAGCGGCACCGGTGTTTGGTCGTTTGCGCCGTCTATTACCCTGCCGATTTTTACCTGGGGTACGAACAAAGCCAACCTTGATGCAGCCAAGCTGCGCCAACAGGCACAAATCGTTGCCTATGAATCCGCCGTCCAATCCGCATTTCAAGACGTAGCAAACGCATTGGCCGCGCGCGAGCAGCTGGATAAAGCCTATGCCGCTTTAAACAAACAAAGCCGTGCTTATAAGGAAGCGTTGCGTCTGGTCGGCCTGCGTTACAAACACGGCGTATCCGGAGCGCTCGATTTGCTTGATGCGGAACGCAGCAGCTATTCGGCCGAGGGCGCCGTTTTGTCGGCCCAACTGACCCACGCCGAAAACCTTGCCGATATGTACAAGGCACTCGGCGGAGGATTGAAACGGGATACCCAAACCAATAAATAA
- the mtrD gene encoding multidrug efflux RND transporter permease subunit MtrD yields the protein MAKFFIDRPIFAWVISIFIIAAGIFGIKSLPVSQYPSVAAPNITLRATYPGASAQVMEDSVLSVIERNMNGVEGLDYMSTSADSSGSGSVSLTFTPETDEDLAQVEVQNKLSEVLSMLPATVQQYGVTVSKARSNFLMIVMLSSDVQSTEEMNDYAQRNIVPELQRIDGVGQVRLFGAQRAMRIWVDPKKLQNYNLSFADVGSALSAQNIQISAGSIGSLPAVQGQTVTATVTAQGQLSTAEEFGNVILRANTDGSNVYLKDVAKVGLGMEDYSSSTRLNGVNTTGMAVMLSNSGNAMATAKAVKERMATLEKYFPQGMSWKTPYDTSKFVEISIEKVIHTLLEAMVLVFVVMYLFLQNIRYTLIPTIVVPISLLGGFAFISYMGMSINVLTMFAMVLVIGIVVDDAIVVVENVERIMAGEGLPPKAATKKAMGQISGAVIGITAVLMSVFVPLAMFSGATGNIYKQFALTMAASIAFSAFLALTLTPALCATMLKTIPKGHHEEKKGFFGWFNKKFDNWTHGYEGWVAKVLRKTLRMMVVYVGLAVVGVFLFMRLPTSFLPTEDQGFVMVSVQLPAGATKERTDATLAQVTQLAKSIPEIENIITVSGFSFSGNGQNMAMGFAMLKDWNERTAPGSDAVAIAGKLTGMMMGTLKDGFGIAIVPPPIMELGNGSGLSINLQDRNNTGHAALLAKRNELIQKMRTSGLFNPSTVRAGGLEDAPQLKIDINRSAASAQGISFASIRTALANALGSSYVNDFPNQGRLQRVMVQADASARMQPADILNLTVPNSSGIAVPLSSIATVSWQMGTEQSVRFNGYPAMELSGSPATGVSTGQAMEAVQKMVDELGGGYSLEWGGQSREEAKGGSQTIALYALAAVAVFLVLAALYESWSIPLAVLLVMPLGLAGAAAGVTGRNLTELMLGGIPAFANDIYFQVGFVTVMGLSAKNAILIIEFAKDLQAQGKSAVEAALEAARLRFRPIIMTSFAFILGVVPLYIAGGASSASQRAIGTTVFWGMLVGTLLSVFLVPLFYVVVRKFFKETAHEHEMAVRHASEAGITGSDDKQY from the coding sequence ATGGCTAAATTTTTTATCGACCGCCCCATTTTTGCGTGGGTTATTTCGATTTTTATTATTGCGGCGGGTATTTTCGGCATTAAAAGCCTGCCTGTTTCGCAATATCCGTCTGTTGCCGCTCCGAATATTACCCTGAGGGCTACTTATCCGGGTGCATCCGCACAAGTGATGGAAGACAGCGTACTTTCCGTTATCGAGCGGAATATGAACGGCGTGGAAGGTTTGGATTATATGTCCACTTCCGCCGATTCAAGCGGCAGCGGCAGCGTCAGCCTGACCTTTACGCCTGAAACCGACGAAGATTTGGCTCAGGTGGAGGTGCAAAACAAGCTTTCCGAAGTATTGAGCATGTTGCCGGCGACCGTTCAACAGTACGGCGTTACCGTATCCAAAGCGCGTTCCAATTTCTTGATGATTGTGATGCTGTCGTCAGACGTACAGTCAACCGAGGAGATGAACGACTACGCGCAGCGCAATATTGTGCCCGAACTGCAACGTATCGACGGGGTGGGACAGGTCCGTCTGTTCGGCGCGCAACGCGCCATGCGGATTTGGGTCGATCCTAAGAAACTGCAGAACTACAATTTATCGTTTGCTGATGTCGGCAGTGCGCTGTCGGCACAGAATATCCAAATTTCCGCAGGTTCCATCGGTTCGCTTCCCGCTGTTCAGGGGCAGACTGTTACGGCTACCGTAACGGCGCAAGGACAGTTGAGTACGGCCGAAGAATTCGGCAACGTCATCCTCCGTGCCAATACTGATGGTTCTAATGTTTACCTGAAGGATGTGGCGAAAGTCGGATTGGGTATGGAAGACTATTCTTCCTCAACCCGTCTGAACGGGGTAAATACCACCGGTATGGCGGTGATGCTGTCCAATAGCGGTAATGCGATGGCGACGGCAAAGGCGGTTAAAGAACGCATGGCGACGTTGGAAAAATACTTTCCTCAGGGTATGAGCTGGAAAACCCCTTACGATACTTCCAAATTCGTCGAAATTTCGATTGAAAAAGTCATCCATACCTTGTTAGAGGCGATGGTGCTGGTTTTTGTCGTGATGTACCTCTTCCTGCAAAACATCCGTTATACGCTGATTCCGACCATTGTCGTACCGATTTCCCTGTTGGGCGGTTTCGCCTTCATCTCTTATATGGGCATGTCGATTAACGTACTGACCATGTTTGCGATGGTTTTGGTCATCGGTATCGTAGTCGATGACGCGATTGTGGTGGTTGAAAACGTCGAGCGCATTATGGCGGGCGAAGGCCTGCCGCCTAAGGCTGCAACCAAAAAAGCAATGGGTCAGATTTCCGGTGCGGTAATCGGTATTACTGCTGTTTTGATGTCTGTATTCGTTCCTCTGGCTATGTTCAGCGGGGCGACGGGCAATATCTATAAGCAGTTTGCACTGACTATGGCGGCATCGATAGCCTTCTCCGCCTTCCTTGCGCTGACACTCACCCCTGCTTTGTGTGCCACAATGTTGAAGACCATCCCGAAAGGGCATCACGAAGAGAAAAAAGGTTTCTTCGGTTGGTTTAACAAAAAATTCGACAACTGGACGCACGGCTACGAAGGCTGGGTTGCCAAAGTATTGCGCAAGACTTTGCGCATGATGGTTGTTTATGTTGGTTTGGCGGTTGTCGGCGTATTCCTGTTTATGCGCCTGCCGACTTCTTTCTTGCCGACCGAAGACCAAGGCTTCGTCATGGTCAGCGTGCAACTGCCTGCGGGTGCGACCAAAGAGCGTACCGATGCGACGCTGGCGCAAGTAACGCAGTTGGCAAAAAGCATTCCTGAAATTGAAAACATCATTACCGTTTCCGGCTTCAGCTTCTCGGGTAACGGTCAGAACATGGCGATGGGTTTTGCCATGCTCAAAGACTGGAACGAACGTACCGCCCCCGGCAGCGATGCCGTTGCGATTGCCGGCAAGCTGACGGGTATGATGATGGGGACGCTTAAAGACGGTTTCGGCATCGCCATCGTTCCGCCTCCGATTATGGAGTTGGGCAACGGTTCCGGTTTGAGCATCAACCTGCAAGACCGCAACAATACCGGTCATGCCGCATTGCTGGCCAAACGCAACGAGTTGATTCAGAAAATGCGCACCAGCGGTTTGTTTAATCCCAGCACCGTCCGTGCCGGCGGTTTGGAAGATGCGCCGCAGTTGAAAATCGACATTAACCGTTCGGCGGCTTCGGCACAAGGTATTTCTTTTGCCAGCATCCGTACCGCACTGGCAAATGCGCTGGGTTCGTCTTACGTCAACGACTTCCCGAACCAAGGCCGTTTGCAGCGCGTGATGGTTCAGGCGGATGCTTCGGCACGTATGCAGCCTGCCGACATCTTGAATCTGACTGTGCCGAACAGCTCGGGCATTGCCGTTCCGCTTTCTTCGATAGCCACCGTTTCTTGGCAGATGGGTACGGAACAGAGCGTCCGTTTCAACGGCTATCCCGCTATGGAACTGTCCGGTTCGCCCGCAACAGGTGTTTCCACCGGTCAGGCCATGGAGGCAGTTCAAAAAATGGTTGACGAATTGGGCGGCGGTTACAGCCTGGAGTGGGGCGGACAGTCGCGCGAAGAGGCAAAAGGCGGTTCGCAAACTATTGCCCTTTACGCGCTTGCCGCCGTTGCAGTCTTTTTGGTGCTTGCCGCACTTTATGAAAGCTGGTCTATTCCGCTGGCCGTTCTGCTTGTGATGCCTTTAGGCTTGGCAGGGGCGGCGGCAGGTGTAACCGGGCGCAACCTGACCGAGCTGATGTTGGGCGGTATTCCTGCATTTGCCAACGACATCTACTTTCAAGTCGGTTTCGTTACCGTGATGGGTTTGAGTGCGAAAAACGCGATTTTGATTATCGAATTTGCCAAAGACCTTCAAGCGCAAGGGAAAAGCGCGGTCGAAGCCGCTTTGGAAGCAGCCCGCCTGCGTTTCCGTCCGATCATCATGACCTCGTTTGCCTTTATTTTGGGCGTGGTTCCCCTGTATATTGCCGGCGGTGCAAGTTCTGCCAGCCAGCGCGCCATCGGTACAACCGTATTCTGGGGGATGTTGGTCGGCACGCTTTTATCCGTATTCTTGGTTCCGCTTTTCTATGTGGTGGTGCGCAAATTCTTCAAAGAAACTGCACACGAGCATGAAATGGCGGTCAGACATGCATCAGAAGCGGGTATAACCGGTTCGGACGATAAACAATATTAA
- the mtrC gene encoding multidrug efflux RND transporter periplasmic adaptor subunit MtrC, with protein MAFYASKAMRAAALAASVALALSSCGKADEAAQGGQPAGREAPAPVVGVVTVHPQTVALTVELPGRLESLRTADVRAQVGGIIQKRLFQEGSYVHAGQPLYQVDSSTYEANLESSRAQLASAQATLAKANADLARYKPLVAADAISKQEYDAAVTAKRSAEAGVKAAQAAIKSAGISLNRSRITAPISGFIGQSKVSEGTLLNAGDATVLATIRQTNPMYVNVTQSASEVMKLRRQIAEGKLLAADGAVAVGIKFDDGTVYPEKGRLLFADPTVNESTGQITLRAAVPNDQNILMPGLYVRVLMDQVAVDNAFIVPQQAVTRGTKDTVMIVNAQGGMEPREVTVAQQQGANWIVTSGLKDGDKVVVEGISIAGMTGAKKVTPKEWMPSENQASAPQAGVQTASEAKPASEAK; from the coding sequence ATGGCTTTTTATGCTTCTAAGGCGATGCGTGCGGCTGCGTTGGCTGCCTCTGTCGCGTTGGCACTGTCATCTTGCGGCAAAGCAGATGAAGCGGCACAGGGCGGGCAGCCTGCGGGTCGGGAAGCCCCGGCCCCCGTCGTCGGTGTCGTAACCGTCCATCCGCAAACCGTCGCATTGACCGTCGAGTTGCCGGGACGTTTGGAATCGCTGCGTACCGCCGATGTCCGCGCGCAAGTCGGCGGCATCATTCAAAAACGCCTGTTCCAAGAAGGCAGTTATGTCCATGCCGGACAGCCGCTTTACCAAGTCGACAGTTCCACCTATGAAGCAAATCTGGAAAGCTCGCGCGCCCAATTAGCCAGCGCGCAGGCGACCCTCGCCAAAGCCAATGCCGACTTGGCGCGTTACAAACCGCTGGTTGCCGCCGATGCCATCAGTAAACAAGAGTACGATGCTGCGGTAACGGCGAAACGTTCTGCCGAGGCAGGCGTTAAAGCGGCACAGGCGGCAATCAAATCCGCCGGTATCAGCTTGAACCGTTCGCGTATTACCGCACCGATTTCGGGCTTTATCGGCCAGTCCAAAGTTTCCGAAGGTACGTTGCTGAACGCCGGCGATGCGACCGTACTGGCGACCATCCGCCAAACCAATCCGATGTATGTGAACGTTACCCAGTCTGCATCCGAAGTGATGAAACTGCGCCGGCAGATAGCCGAAGGCAAGCTGCTGGCGGCAGACGGTGCGGTAGCGGTCGGCATCAAATTTGATGACGGTACGGTTTACCCTGAAAAAGGCCGCCTGCTGTTTGCCGATCCGACCGTCAACGAATCGACCGGTCAGATTACCCTGCGCGCCGCCGTACCGAACGATCAGAATATCCTGATGCCCGGCCTGTATGTGCGCGTGCTGATGGATCAAGTGGCGGTGGATAATGCATTCATCGTTCCGCAGCAGGCGGTAACGCGCGGTACGAAAGATACCGTGATGATTGTGAACGCCCAAGGCGGTATGGAACCCCGAGAGGTAACGGTTGCACAACAGCAGGGTGCGAATTGGATTGTTACGTCGGGTCTGAAGGACGGGGACAAGGTAGTTGTGGAAGGAATCAGTATCGCCGGCATGACGGGTGCGAAAAAAGTAACGCCTAAAGAATGGATGCCGTCTGAAAACCAAGCCTCTGCCCCTCAAGCCGGCGTTCAGACGGCATCTGAAGCCAAACCTGCTTCTGAAGCAAAATAA
- the mtrR gene encoding multidrug efflux system transcriptional repressor MtrR — MRKTKTEALKTKEHLMLAALETFYRKGIARTSLNEIAQTAGVTRGALYWHFKNKEDLFDALFQRICDDIENCMSKDTENNPEGQSWAVFRRTLLHFFERLQSNDIHYKFHSILFLKCEHTEQNAAVIAIARKHQAIWREKITAFLTEAVENQDLSGDLDKEMAVIFIKSMLDGLIWRWLSSGENFDLGKTAPRIIEIMMDNLENHPQLRRK; from the coding sequence ATGAGAAAAACCAAAACCGAAGCATTGAAAACCAAAGAGCATCTGATGCTTGCCGCACTGGAAACCTTTTACCGAAAAGGGATTGCGCGCACCTCGCTCAATGAAATCGCCCAGACTGCCGGCGTAACGCGCGGCGCACTCTATTGGCACTTCAAAAATAAGGAAGACTTGTTTGACGCGTTGTTCCAACGTATCTGCGACGATATTGAAAACTGTATGTCGAAAGATACGGAAAATAATCCCGAAGGACAATCTTGGGCAGTATTCCGCCGTACGCTGCTTCATTTTTTCGAGCGGCTGCAAAGCAACGACATCCACTACAAATTCCACAGCATCCTGTTTTTAAAATGCGAACACACAGAGCAAAATGCCGCCGTTATCGCCATTGCACGCAAGCATCAGGCAATCTGGCGCGAGAAAATCACCGCTTTTCTAACCGAGGCGGTGGAAAATCAGGATTTGTCGGGTGATTTGGACAAGGAAATGGCGGTTATCTTCATCAAGTCGATGTTGGACGGGCTGATATGGCGCTGGCTCTCTTCCGGTGAAAATTTCGATTTGGGTAAAACTGCACCTCGCATCATCGAAATTATGATGGACAACTTGGAAAATCATCCCCAGCTGCGCCGGAAATAA